In Mucilaginibacter celer, one DNA window encodes the following:
- a CDS encoding FecR family protein — MNNERLRILLEQYFNDTIGSDDCRELLNYLNNNPGEVFNAVDEDVLNLEGAPAFDGIQAQKVLAGIKADSRFGQNEEEETIVPLFVKGSIFKLHAVWVKIAAAVLIFGTIGFYFIQRQKMAAGQNETAAARPAKILPGGNKAILTLANGKSIVLDSAGNGALASTGKSQVNKVGDGKLVYDALPEAAHVGVNAVLYNTLTIPPGGQYQVVLPDGTEVWLNSSSSLSYPTEFSGNERRVKLTGEAYFEVAKNKDKPFYVEMNNTQIRVLGTHFDVSAYSDDSEITTTLLEGSVQVSKYSKQALLKPGQQAVVGNITDNIAVAKVNTNTAVAWKNGYFVFDDEDIATIMKKVSRWYNADVEYKGDFNGLRFGGTFARSKSITELLKNLEQIGKVHFKITGRRITVMQ, encoded by the coding sequence ATGAATAACGAAAGGCTCAGGATTTTACTTGAACAGTATTTTAATGATACCATCGGCAGTGATGATTGCCGCGAGCTGCTCAATTACCTGAACAATAACCCGGGGGAAGTTTTTAACGCTGTTGATGAAGATGTGTTAAATTTAGAGGGAGCCCCGGCTTTTGATGGTATCCAGGCCCAAAAAGTATTGGCTGGCATCAAAGCCGATTCAAGGTTTGGGCAAAACGAAGAAGAGGAAACAATAGTTCCTCTGTTTGTCAAGGGAAGCATATTTAAATTACATGCCGTATGGGTTAAGATAGCAGCCGCTGTTTTAATTTTCGGCACTATTGGTTTTTATTTCATTCAGCGCCAAAAAATGGCTGCCGGTCAAAATGAAACAGCTGCCGCAAGGCCGGCCAAAATTTTACCGGGCGGTAATAAAGCCATATTAACCCTGGCAAATGGCAAAAGCATAGTGCTTGACAGTGCCGGCAACGGCGCGCTGGCCAGCACAGGCAAAAGCCAGGTAAATAAAGTTGGTGATGGTAAGTTAGTTTATGATGCTTTGCCCGAAGCGGCGCACGTTGGCGTTAATGCCGTTTTGTATAATACCTTAACTATTCCGCCGGGCGGCCAGTACCAGGTTGTTTTGCCCGATGGTACTGAAGTTTGGCTTAACTCATCCTCATCGTTAAGTTACCCCACCGAGTTTAGCGGCAATGAACGCAGGGTTAAACTAACCGGCGAGGCTTACTTTGAAGTAGCCAAAAATAAAGACAAGCCTTTTTATGTAGAGATGAACAACACCCAGATCAGGGTATTGGGTACACATTTCGATGTATCGGCCTATAGCGACGATAGTGAAATTACCACCACTTTGCTTGAAGGCTCGGTACAGGTTAGTAAATACAGCAAACAGGCGCTGTTAAAACCCGGGCAGCAGGCTGTTGTGGGTAACATCACCGATAACATAGCAGTAGCTAAAGTGAACACCAATACTGCCGTGGCCTGGAAAAATGGATATTTTGTTTTTGACGATGAAGACATAGCCACCATCATGAAAAAAGTTTCGCGCTGGTATAATGCCGATGTTGAATATAAGGGCGATTTTAATGGTTTACGGTTTGGGGGCACATTTGCCAGATCGAAAAGTATAACCGAACTATTGAAAAACCTGGAACAAATTGGCAAAGTGCATTTTAAAATTACAGGAAGGAGGATCACCGTTATGCAATAA
- a CDS encoding type II toxin-antitoxin system Phd/YefM family antitoxin, with protein MKTISVDEFKANFAKVINHVKAGENFAVNNNENKEVIGYFLAKQPAQKLKRKLGLFEGKMKIEFKPGFKMTDEEFCGYQPRV; from the coding sequence ATGAAAACCATATCTGTCGATGAGTTTAAGGCAAATTTTGCGAAAGTGATTAATCACGTCAAAGCGGGCGAGAACTTTGCAGTTAACAACAATGAAAACAAAGAGGTTATCGGGTATTTCTTAGCCAAACAGCCTGCGCAAAAACTTAAACGCAAATTGGGTCTCTTCGAAGGGAAGATGAAAATTGAGTTTAAGCCTGGCTTTAAAATGACCGACGAAGAATTTTGCGGCTACCAGCCAAGAGTATAA
- a CDS encoding RagB/SusD family nutrient uptake outer membrane protein — protein MMKRTNIILLLVACFIGGMLSTSCKKTFLEKPKGGAVTVDTIFDTRNQAQYAVAQMYMLCVRGYFPETYDGCRPEALTDQLYIIHPAYDWASNTINTGSYITGNMSADNNCDYGFGQDAGPGFYWHYKGIRQANLVLKNIDKVVDADNAWKTDTKGQALFCRALQHYELFRYYGGVPIVNKPLDGTVKIAIPRSSVQSVVDSVVKWCDQAAALLPATRPTADFGRVTKLGAMALKARILLYAASPLYNTPANLKGEVSGARFNDSRDTVLAYASYDKERWNRAAKAAKDVIDNAAAGGVSIYNTGKAETTGETYATLGDYESVWNVFANQELILVNTSNQVPGAGGGWGDGSAWGQYLSSKLRLAQWGVKNNVPIEFIQQYEKRDGTKWTMPATGADLPTDVAAWNLDPRFYQTIAYDGKYYSAQRGILAYYKKGDYSTDGNLASSDAGVDGYATETYKFVARVDNMTDNHFAWPVFRLAEFYLGYAEALNEYQGPSAEAANYLNKIRERAGMPDKHPATIEDFRDAVQNEETIEFAYEGHRYNDLNRWLKAKTVLNTVLHGIQTTARNVGGQLKRTWTTVPFVTRVFPARYYYVPFPSTEISLRYLGNSNWDGQNPGW, from the coding sequence ATGATGAAAAGAACAAATATTATTTTACTGCTTGTAGCTTGTTTTATAGGCGGTATGCTTTCAACAAGCTGTAAAAAAACTTTTCTTGAAAAGCCAAAGGGGGGTGCTGTAACGGTTGATACCATTTTTGATACCCGCAACCAGGCACAATATGCCGTGGCGCAAATGTACATGTTATGTGTAAGGGGATATTTCCCTGAAACATATGACGGCTGCCGTCCCGAAGCGCTTACCGATCAGCTTTATATTATCCACCCGGCTTATGACTGGGCTTCAAATACCATCAACACAGGCTCGTACATTACCGGTAACATGAGTGCCGATAACAACTGCGATTACGGTTTTGGGCAGGATGCTGGTCCGGGCTTTTACTGGCACTACAAAGGCATTCGCCAGGCAAACCTTGTGTTAAAAAACATTGATAAGGTTGTTGATGCCGATAACGCCTGGAAAACAGATACCAAAGGACAGGCTTTGTTTTGCCGTGCCTTACAGCATTACGAATTATTCAGGTATTACGGTGGTGTTCCTATCGTAAACAAACCACTTGATGGTACTGTAAAAATTGCCATTCCGCGCAGTTCGGTACAATCGGTGGTTGATAGTGTGGTAAAATGGTGCGATCAGGCAGCAGCGTTGTTGCCTGCCACACGTCCTACTGCCGATTTTGGTCGTGTTACCAAATTAGGTGCTATGGCTTTAAAAGCGAGGATTTTGTTATACGCAGCCAGTCCGCTTTACAATACGCCGGCCAATTTAAAAGGCGAAGTTTCGGGAGCAAGGTTTAACGATAGCCGCGATACCGTATTGGCTTACGCCAGCTATGACAAAGAACGCTGGAACCGCGCAGCAAAAGCAGCCAAGGATGTAATTGACAATGCGGCAGCAGGCGGTGTTTCAATTTACAACACCGGTAAAGCTGAAACAACCGGCGAAACTTATGCCACTTTAGGCGACTATGAATCTGTTTGGAACGTATTTGCCAACCAGGAGCTGATTTTGGTTAACACCTCAAACCAGGTTCCGGGTGCCGGCGGTGGTTGGGGCGATGGTTCGGCATGGGGCCAGTACCTGTCGTCAAAATTGCGTTTGGCACAATGGGGTGTTAAAAACAACGTACCTATCGAGTTTATCCAACAATATGAAAAACGTGACGGTACCAAATGGACTATGCCTGCAACAGGCGCCGATTTACCAACCGATGTTGCCGCTTGGAACCTCGATCCGCGTTTTTACCAAACTATTGCTTACGATGGTAAATACTATAGCGCCCAGCGCGGTATCCTCGCTTACTATAAAAAAGGTGATTACAGTACCGATGGTAACCTTGCATCAAGCGATGCCGGTGTTGATGGTTACGCTACCGAAACCTACAAGTTTGTGGCCCGTGTTGATAACATGACCGATAACCACTTTGCATGGCCGGTATTCCGCTTAGCCGAGTTTTACCTGGGTTACGCCGAGGCACTGAATGAATACCAGGGGCCGAGTGCTGAAGCTGCAAACTATTTAAACAAAATTCGGGAAAGAGCCGGTATGCCCGATAAACACCCGGCCACTATTGAAGATTTCAGGGACGCGGTACAAAATGAGGAAACCATTGAGTTTGCTTACGAAGGCCACCGCTATAACGACCTGAACCGCTGGTTAAAAGCCAAAACCGTTTTGAATACTGTATTGCACGGTATCCAGACAACTGCCAGGAACGTTGGCGGACAATTGAAACGTACATGGACAACCGTGCCGTTTGTTACAAGGGTTTTCCCTGCCAGGTATTATTACGTTCCGTTTCCAAGCACTGAAATCAGTTTACGGTATTTGGGTAACAGTAACTGGGACGGACAGAACCCAGGTTGGTAA
- a CDS encoding helix-turn-helix domain-containing protein, whose product MNVEIVNSRVQAILSDIRTRRIQKGYSQGQCGAMLHISQNSFSKIELGSMELTLERLMLIAKMLEVDFFELLAAPVKSPLCLIEGELMQAS is encoded by the coding sequence ATGAATGTTGAAATAGTGAATAGCCGGGTGCAGGCTATTTTATCTGATATCCGTACAAGGCGCATACAAAAAGGTTATTCGCAGGGGCAATGTGGGGCAATGTTGCATATATCACAAAATTCGTTCAGTAAAATTGAATTAGGCAGCATGGAACTTACCCTTGAGCGGTTGATGCTGATAGCCAAAATGCTTGAAGTTGATTTTTTTGAATTACTTGCCGCGCCGGTTAAATCGCCGCTGTGTTTAATTGAGGGCGAGCTGATGCAGGCCAGCTGA
- a CDS encoding PIN domain-containing protein: MQYLLDTSTCVFFLRGKLDLATVIREKGRNNFFISEITVMELRFGAENSDHPSKSHKAVDDFVGGLSIIPIFGSIKRYAKEKVRLRRLGLPINDEFDLLIAVTAVENKLTLVTDNVKDFDRIEGILIENWFKRNTTL, encoded by the coding sequence ATGCAATATCTTCTTGATACCAGTACTTGTGTTTTCTTTTTAAGAGGCAAATTAGATCTGGCGACAGTTATCCGTGAAAAGGGGCGCAATAATTTTTTCATTTCCGAGATTACGGTTATGGAGTTACGATTTGGGGCAGAAAATAGCGACCATCCATCCAAGTCACACAAAGCTGTAGACGATTTTGTTGGCGGCCTTTCCATCATACCGATATTCGGCAGCATCAAACGCTACGCTAAAGAAAAGGTACGTTTGAGGAGGCTTGGCTTGCCTATCAATGACGAATTCGATCTTCTGATAGCTGTTACTGCTGTAGAGAACAAGCTCACCCTCGTTACAGATAATGTTAAGGATTTTGACAGGATTGAAGGAATCCTCATCGAAAATTGGTTTAAAAGAAATACAACCTTATAA
- a CDS encoding RNA polymerase sigma factor produces MGKSINSHHIQQLIKGDEAAFDAIYEAYSSKVYRLAYRFLKDGQQSEEIVQECFINLWTNRQKLNAEGDIWLYLYVIAKRLSLNSLRQICQSRELSDKLVNHIATIHNDTEEEMLVSDLEQFTERIINKLPRQQQVIFRLSRVEHLTHKEIADQLQISPNTVKNHMVEALKTLKSQLQYSDLIFMLALVFWMG; encoded by the coding sequence GTGGGTAAGAGTATTAACAGCCACCATATCCAACAATTGATTAAGGGCGATGAAGCTGCTTTTGATGCCATTTATGAGGCATACAGCAGCAAAGTTTATCGCCTTGCGTACCGCTTTTTAAAAGACGGGCAGCAGAGCGAAGAGATAGTGCAGGAGTGCTTTATTAATTTGTGGACCAACCGGCAGAAACTAAATGCCGAAGGAGATATCTGGTTGTACCTGTATGTGATTGCCAAACGGCTGTCGTTAAATTCACTAAGGCAGATCTGCCAGTCGCGCGAGCTTTCGGATAAACTGGTTAATCATATTGCCACCATTCATAATGATACCGAAGAGGAAATGCTGGTAAGCGATCTGGAGCAATTTACCGAACGCATTATCAATAAACTGCCGCGCCAGCAGCAAGTCATTTTCAGGTTGAGCAGGGTTGAACACCTCACGCACAAGGAAATTGCCGATCAATTGCAGATTTCGCCCAATACGGTTAAAAATCATATGGTAGAGGCGCTTAAAACCTTAAAATCACAGTTGCAGTATTCTGATCTGATATTTATGCTTGCCCTGGTTTTTTGGATGGGTTGA
- a CDS encoding helix-turn-helix domain-containing protein — protein MEQNGAESRAMIFVSCKREKHYSREVILPWHALVRVYAGEMRIVSADRSFVFRAGDTVLLPRNQLGRLSKVPFNGEAFKSVSICFPQETLQKYYSAIQQPLIVPVPPDARLLSQHPLLESLFSSLLPYFDLADELPQEVTDIKVNEAIAVLRSIDKSVDNVLGHFEEPGKIDLADFMEKNYMFNLTATRFGYLTGRSLTTFKRDFKKAFGDTPEKWLTRKRLETAHYQIVEQKRKPSDVYFEVGFENLSHFSYAFKKQFGYNPTSVANN, from the coding sequence ATGGAACAAAACGGAGCAGAAAGCCGGGCAATGATATTTGTATCCTGCAAGCGCGAAAAACATTACAGCCGCGAAGTTATACTGCCTTGGCATGCCCTGGTGCGGGTATATGCAGGTGAAATGCGGATTGTATCTGCCGATCGTTCCTTTGTTTTCCGGGCAGGAGATACTGTGCTGCTGCCCCGCAATCAGTTGGGGCGGCTTAGCAAAGTACCTTTTAATGGCGAGGCTTTTAAATCGGTATCTATCTGTTTTCCGCAGGAAACTTTGCAAAAATATTATTCGGCAATTCAACAGCCTTTAATTGTACCTGTACCACCGGATGCGAGGTTACTAAGCCAGCATCCGCTGCTGGAAAGTTTGTTCAGTTCGTTATTGCCTTATTTTGATTTGGCCGATGAATTGCCGCAAGAAGTAACCGACATTAAAGTAAACGAGGCCATTGCTGTTCTTCGGTCCATCGATAAATCGGTAGATAATGTTTTAGGGCATTTTGAAGAACCAGGCAAAATTGACCTGGCCGATTTTATGGAAAAGAACTACATGTTTAACCTTACGGCTACCCGCTTTGGCTATTTAACCGGCCGAAGCTTAACTACCTTTAAGCGCGATTTTAAAAAAGCCTTTGGAGATACCCCAGAAAAATGGCTCACCCGCAAACGGCTCGAAACCGCCCATTACCAGATTGTAGAGCAGAAGCGCAAGCCATCCGATGTTTATTTTGAGGTAGGGTTTGAGAATTTGTCGCATTTCTCGTATGCTTTTAAAAAGCAGTTTGGGTATAACCCGACGAGTGTGGCAAATAACTAA
- a CDS encoding SDR family oxidoreductase has product MTTTNSNNNTTVLVTGGSGFIAAHCIIKLIEAGYEVKTTVRSLTREPEVREMLRQGGIEVGDKLSFTEADLSNDKGWVEAASGCTYVIHPASPTPLKGFKHEDEMIIPAREGVLRVLRASRDAGAKRVVLTSAFGAVGFGHKPGKEPFTENDWTPVNDTVPAYQKSKTLSEMAAWDFIKTEGGKLELSTVNPVAVAGPILGTDYSHSISIIQNMLYGKMPGCPRINTGFVDVRDVADLHLRTMTDPAANGERFLAIAGESLWMVDVAKILKRRLGDKAEKIKARNIPNWVIRMAGATDPVAKEITPMLDRNMNATSEKAMRMLGWQPRSAEDAIVATAESLFKFGIIK; this is encoded by the coding sequence ATGACAACAACAAATTCAAACAATAACACAACTGTATTGGTAACAGGCGGCTCGGGCTTTATAGCTGCGCACTGTATTATTAAATTAATAGAGGCCGGTTACGAGGTAAAAACCACCGTACGCTCATTAACCCGCGAACCAGAGGTACGCGAAATGCTGCGCCAGGGCGGTATTGAAGTCGGCGACAAACTATCATTTACAGAGGCCGACCTGAGCAATGATAAAGGCTGGGTTGAAGCCGCAAGCGGCTGTACTTATGTAATTCACCCTGCCTCGCCTACCCCGTTAAAAGGCTTTAAACACGAAGATGAAATGATAATCCCGGCACGTGAGGGTGTGTTGCGTGTATTGCGAGCTTCCCGCGATGCAGGTGCTAAACGTGTAGTGCTAACCTCGGCCTTTGGCGCGGTAGGCTTTGGGCATAAACCTGGCAAAGAACCATTTACCGAAAACGATTGGACCCCGGTAAACGATACCGTACCGGCTTACCAAAAATCAAAAACGCTATCAGAAATGGCAGCCTGGGATTTTATTAAAACCGAGGGCGGTAAGCTGGAACTCTCAACAGTAAACCCCGTAGCGGTTGCAGGCCCTATTTTAGGCACCGATTACTCACATTCGATATCTATTATTCAAAACATGCTTTACGGCAAAATGCCCGGTTGCCCGCGCATCAATACCGGTTTTGTTGATGTACGCGACGTGGCCGACCTGCACCTGCGCACAATGACCGATCCTGCTGCCAACGGTGAACGCTTTTTAGCCATAGCCGGCGAAAGTTTATGGATGGTTGATGTGGCTAAGATCCTGAAACGCCGGTTGGGCGATAAAGCCGAAAAAATTAAAGCGAGGAATATTCCTAACTGGGTTATCCGTATGGCTGGAGCTACTGATCCGGTAGCTAAGGAAATTACGCCCATGCTCGACAGAAATATGAACGCCACAAGCGAGAAAGCAATGCGCATGCTGGGCTGGCAACCACGCAGCGCAGAAGATGCGATAGTGGCCACAGCCGAAAGCCTGTTTAAATTTGGAATTATTAAATAG
- a CDS encoding TonB-dependent receptor gives MKLTLILLTVTFLQVSAATYAQKVTLKVKQTTLKEVFEEIRNQTSYDFLYNSEDLKLAKPVTVDLNNATINQVLDLCLSNQSLTYTIENKTILIRKKTAAENNAPKKITGKVVDSKGLPLPGVTVKQKGGTAAVITDLNGNYTINVSEGNATLVFSFVGFRTKEVALNGRSDINVTLEDAPQDLTEVVVVAYGVQKKETVTGAITSIGTKDLVQSPVANLSNALAGRLSGLTVTQTSGKPGSDGATLYVRGVGTYTGQTAPLIMVDGIARDSYNDIDPNEVESISILKDASATAVYGVRGANGVILITTKRGKEGAPKVSATFQTAISQFSSMPNFVNSYQYATLLNEQSYENYWIQHSRDADVKTWNDFAAKRDANWVKDATIYYSPEDLKYYQNAHTPTLNGQPNPYYDPYGHPDQDWKKQIFNKFAPQTQVNANITGGTKATKYFVSLGYLAQGGLFNTDYMPFSDEMQFKKKRYNLRSNLDFDVNSDFRVSVDVSTQYVTITGMDNDGYTWEKRILWSSPLGSPGLVNGKFVVPFTNQNEQLNPLYAIANSNNYNITTNSTLNSAIRLTYKLDDITPGLSINARGAYDSYFQSRTGGKYTPLLYGLRQNPNGNKLDPILVQLTNDVAPARWTDFYTGKWRKVYGEASINYNHVFAKKHTVTALILANAEKKYDPTLLYDLPHAYEGVSGRVTYNYGDRYLLEYNMGYNGSENFPEGKRFGFLPAYSAGWIASNESFFPKTDYITYLKIRGSLGKVGNDNIGGARYLYLPDTWQYVNGYNNGGGYTFGTLNDRNRIQGAQENVLGNPNVTWETATKSNIGLEAHLLNDRLAITYDHYNEHRKNILSYKGTIPGIVQATLPPYNLGEVKNWGDEIELSYNSKPGKFTWWVKGNASTNHNKILFRDEAIAPGLEYQASTGRPINQGSYLQADGLYTSWSQLYSIDGNGNPIFSQPVLAVGKDGKPYTNAAGNPVYQKDLGYAGAPVQPGEIRLKDVNGDGIVNEKDYVRSGKTDLPTLSYGISFGFNTHGFDFSALFQGQSGVAKYAMQELHFNKQQSLFDVDLNRFTQERYDNGDRIDFPIAAYNQDAAYNTFFLKSTAFVRLKNAEIGYTLKPELLKRIGVRSARFYINGYNLYTWSPNKIWGDPENLGYIGYPLTRTYNVGVNVNF, from the coding sequence ATGAAACTAACTCTTATTTTGCTGACAGTTACCTTTTTACAGGTGTCTGCCGCAACTTATGCACAGAAAGTTACTCTGAAAGTTAAACAAACAACTTTAAAGGAAGTTTTTGAAGAAATCAGAAATCAAACCAGTTATGATTTTCTGTATAATTCAGAAGATCTGAAGTTGGCTAAACCGGTAACTGTCGATCTGAATAATGCTACCATAAACCAAGTGCTCGACCTGTGTTTAAGCAACCAGTCATTAACCTATACCATTGAGAATAAAACTATTCTGATCCGCAAAAAAACTGCTGCGGAAAACAATGCGCCTAAAAAAATTACCGGTAAGGTAGTTGACAGTAAAGGCCTGCCTTTACCCGGTGTAACCGTGAAGCAAAAAGGCGGAACAGCCGCCGTAATAACCGACCTGAACGGTAACTACACCATTAACGTAAGCGAAGGCAATGCCACGCTTGTTTTCTCGTTTGTGGGCTTCCGCACTAAAGAAGTTGCCCTTAACGGCCGCTCTGATATTAATGTGACCCTCGAAGATGCTCCGCAGGATTTGACCGAGGTTGTGGTAGTAGCTTACGGCGTTCAAAAGAAAGAAACCGTAACCGGCGCTATCACATCTATCGGCACAAAAGATCTTGTACAATCGCCTGTTGCTAACTTAAGCAACGCTTTGGCAGGCCGCTTATCGGGTTTAACAGTAACACAAACCAGTGGTAAGCCCGGTTCTGACGGCGCTACCTTATACGTACGTGGTGTGGGTACATACACCGGCCAGACAGCCCCGCTGATTATGGTTGACGGTATTGCCCGCGACAGCTATAACGATATCGACCCTAACGAGGTTGAATCGATCAGTATTTTGAAAGATGCATCTGCTACAGCCGTTTACGGTGTGCGTGGTGCAAACGGTGTTATCCTTATCACTACAAAACGCGGTAAAGAAGGTGCGCCAAAAGTGAGCGCTACCTTCCAAACCGCTATTTCGCAGTTTTCGAGCATGCCAAACTTTGTTAACTCGTATCAGTACGCTACGTTGTTAAATGAGCAGAGCTACGAAAACTACTGGATTCAACACTCAAGAGATGCCGACGTTAAAACCTGGAACGATTTCGCTGCAAAACGCGATGCCAACTGGGTTAAGGATGCTACAATATATTACTCGCCCGAGGATTTAAAATATTATCAAAATGCGCATACTCCAACCCTAAACGGGCAGCCAAACCCTTATTATGATCCGTACGGCCACCCCGATCAGGATTGGAAAAAACAAATTTTTAACAAGTTTGCTCCTCAAACGCAGGTAAATGCCAACATTACCGGTGGTACCAAGGCAACCAAATACTTTGTATCATTAGGTTACCTGGCACAAGGCGGTTTGTTCAATACCGATTACATGCCGTTTTCGGACGAGATGCAGTTTAAAAAGAAACGTTATAACCTGCGCTCCAACCTCGATTTTGATGTGAACAGCGATTTCAGGGTATCGGTGGATGTATCAACCCAATACGTAACCATCACCGGTATGGATAACGACGGTTACACCTGGGAAAAACGTATTCTCTGGTCTTCGCCATTGGGTTCGCCGGGTTTGGTTAACGGCAAATTTGTGGTGCCTTTCACCAACCAGAACGAGCAGTTAAACCCGCTGTATGCTATTGCAAACAGCAATAACTACAATATCACCACCAACAGTACTTTAAACTCGGCCATCAGGTTAACTTACAAACTTGATGATATTACGCCGGGCTTATCTATCAACGCGCGTGGTGCTTATGATAGCTACTTCCAGAGCCGTACCGGTGGTAAATACACCCCGCTGTTATACGGTTTACGTCAAAATCCCAACGGAAATAAACTTGATCCTATCCTGGTGCAGTTAACCAACGATGTTGCGCCAGCCCGCTGGACAGATTTTTACACCGGCAAATGGCGTAAAGTTTACGGTGAGGCTTCAATTAACTATAATCATGTTTTCGCAAAAAAACATACGGTTACCGCTTTGATCCTGGCCAACGCCGAGAAAAAATATGATCCAACCTTACTGTACGATCTTCCTCACGCTTACGAAGGTGTATCCGGAAGGGTAACCTACAACTACGGCGACCGTTATTTGCTTGAGTATAACATGGGCTATAATGGCTCGGAAAACTTCCCCGAAGGTAAAAGGTTTGGTTTCCTGCCGGCTTATTCAGCAGGCTGGATTGCCAGCAACGAATCGTTTTTCCCTAAAACAGATTATATCACTTACTTAAAAATCCGCGGATCGTTAGGTAAAGTAGGTAATGATAACATTGGCGGTGCCCGTTACCTGTACTTGCCTGATACCTGGCAGTACGTAAACGGCTACAACAACGGCGGTGGTTACACATTTGGTACGCTGAATGATCGTAACCGGATTCAGGGTGCACAGGAAAACGTTTTGGGTAACCCTAACGTAACCTGGGAAACAGCAACCAAATCAAACATTGGTTTGGAGGCCCACCTGCTTAATGATCGTTTGGCAATTACTTACGATCACTATAACGAGCATCGTAAAAACATCCTTTCCTACAAAGGTACTATTCCGGGTATAGTACAGGCAACCCTACCTCCGTACAACTTGGGCGAGGTTAAAAACTGGGGCGATGAGATTGAGCTGAGCTACAACAGCAAACCGGGTAAATTTACCTGGTGGGTTAAAGGTAATGCCTCAACCAACCACAACAAAATCCTGTTTAGGGATGAGGCTATTGCGCCGGGCTTAGAGTACCAGGCTTCAACAGGCCGCCCTATCAACCAGGGTTCATACCTGCAGGCTGATGGTCTTTACACTTCATGGTCGCAGCTTTACAGCATTGATGGTAATGGCAACCCGATATTTTCACAGCCTGTACTGGCAGTTGGTAAAGATGGTAAGCCTTATACCAACGCAGCAGGCAACCCGGTTTATCAAAAAGATTTGGGTTACGCAGGTGCACCTGTACAACCTGGTGAGATCAGACTGAAAGACGTTAACGGCGACGGTATTGTGAACGAGAAAGATTATGTACGCTCGGGCAAAACCGATCTGCCTACTTTGAGCTACGGTATTTCATTCGGTTTCAATACCCACGGGTTTGATTTCTCGGCCTTATTTCAGGGGCAATCAGGTGTGGCAAAATATGCCATGCAGGAGCTTCACTTCAACAAGCAGCAATCATTGTTTGATGTGGATTTGAACAGGTTTACCCAGGAACGTTATGACAACGGCGACCGCATCGATTTCCCGATTGCAGCGTACAACCAGGATGCAGCCTACAACACTTTCTTCCTGAAAAGCACTGCTTTTGTAAGGTTGAAAAACGCTGAGATTGGCTACACCCTTAAACCCGAACTTTTGAAAAGGATTGGTGTGCGTTCGGCCCGTTTTTATATCAACGGTTACAACCTGTATACCTGGTCGCCAAACAAAATCTGGGGCGATCCTGAAAACTTAGGTTATATCGGTTATCCGCTTACCCGTACTTACAACGTAGGCGTTAATGTTAATTTTTAA